The following is a genomic window from Candidatus Tanganyikabacteria bacterium.
TTCGCCGAGCAGGTGCTGATACCCGCCCTTCCGCCAGGAGCCATCGTGGTCATGGACAATGCGGGAGCCCACAAGGCCGCGCCAGTCCTTGACACCTTCGCAGCTGCAAACGTCGAGGTCCGCTTCCTGCCACCCTATAGCCCGGACCTCAACCCGATCGAGCTGGCTTGGGCCAAGCTCAAGCGGCTCCTGAAGGAAGCGAAGGCGCGTACCCGCGATGCCTTGGACGCAGCCATAGGCGTAATCCTCGATGCCATAACCCCTTTCGACGCAGGCGGCTGGTTCCGGCACTGCGGCTACCGGAGCTAAGTCAATGGAGCGGCGCAATGAGAGCCGGAGCGCGCTGAAGACCCTCTAGGCCTTGACCGGATACGCGATTCTTGGGGCCGCCAGCTCGGCCTGGCTGGAAGCCTCCGCCGGCCGCCAGGGAAACCGTAGCTTCAGCCGGAACGTACCGACCTGGTGAGGCCGCGCGACGGGTTCGCGCGCGTCGAGGATCGTATCGATGAGCCGAGGCAACTCGGCCGTGCTTGCACGGAGTAGATTGCGGCGAGACATACTTTGGTTATCCGCCGGTTAACAGCTGGCCTTGCCCCGAGAAGAACCCCGGCTACCCGGTTCCTCGATCCTTTACCTGTCCTTAACTAAATCCTCGCCGGCGAAGACGAGCTGCATGGCCGCTGATCCAGTCCGGACGGGGATCGACACGGGGTGGGCGCCTGAACGAAAGCTCTAACAAGCAGGGCCGGCCGGCCGGCCCTACCCGATGGTCTTGCCCTCGAACTGCGCGCGGTAGCGGTAGAGCACGATCGGGACCACCTTGCCCTGCGGGGCCAGGCGTGGGGCTTCCAGGGCCGTCCAGGCGTACACCAGGTCTATCAGCGCGTTCATCTGCGTGCAGTAGGCCCGCAGGGGCAGGTACGCGAGACCTTCCGACCAGGCACGAGCCCGTGCGCGTTCGAAGGGATCCAGGTCTTCCCATGAGTTCATGGGGCCAAGCTTAGGCGGGGAGGATTCTCCTGTAAAGTGCCGAAATCACGCCACTTTCAGGCCGCAAGCCCGGAGATCAGCGCCTGCCTCCCTTGGCGGGATCGGCCACCAGGATCGCGCCGCCCGGGGCCACGCCTCCGAGGACCACCTGGCCGCCGGAAGCCTGGTAGGTCTTGCCCGAGAGCAGATCGACCAGCCGGGTGCCATCGGCGAACTTGGTCTCCTTGAGCGGGACCGCGACATCCTGGGCGCCGGAGCCTGCATTCATCACCACCAGCACCCGGTCGCCGCCGTCGCGCTCGCGGTAGTAGGCCCAGAGGCGCTTGTCGTTGTGGCGCATGACGGTGTGGAACCAGCCGTCGCGCAGCGCGGGATGCGCCTTGCGGATGTTGATCAACTTCTGGTACCAGGCCAGCATCGGCCGATCCCACGAGGAGCCCGACCAGTCGAAGCAACGCCGGTCGTCGGGGTCCTTGCCGCCTTCCATGCCCACCTCGTCGCCGTAGTAGACGACCGGGGCGCCCGGGTAGGTCATCTGGATGAGCGCCGCCACGCGCTGGTTGGCGCCGCTGCCTACCAGGGTGCGCAAGCGCTCCACGTCGTGGCTGCCCAGGATGTTGAACATCCCGTTGGTCGCGGTGCCCTGGTTGCCGCGCTGGCCGGCCAGGTAGGTGTCCAGCTGATCCACGCTGATGCGCCGCTCGCCCACGTAGGTGAGGATGTCCTTGCGGAACGGGTAGTTCATCGTGGCGTCGAACTTGTCGCCCTGGATCCACGGGCTCGGATCGTCCCAGATCTCGCCCACGATGTAGGCCTCCGGGTTGATCGCCCGCACCCTGGCGCGGAAGCGCTCCCAGAAGCCGGGCAGGTTGACCTCGTTGGGCACGTCGAGTCGCCAGCCGTCGATGCCCTGGCGGCCCCAGAAGTCCACGACCTTGTCCAGCACGTAATTCGGGACGGCGGGGTTGTTGAAATTCAGCTTGGGCAGCGAGCCGAAGCCCCACCAGGAATCGTAGTTGGGCTTGGGCTTGTAGACGACCGGGTAGCCGTAGATGTTGTAGTGGTGCCAGTAGGGCGAGACCTTGCCGCTCGCCGAGGCATCCTGGAACCAGTGGTGCGCGTCGCCGGTGTGGTTGAAGACGCCGTCGAGTAGCAACCGCATCTTGCGCTTCTTGAGGTCGGCGACCAGATCGCGGAAATCCTGCATGGTGCCGAAGCCGGGATCGATCTGCATGTAGTCGCGCGTGTCGTACTTGTGGTTGGAGTTGGCCGCGAAGATGGGATTGAGGTAGAGGGCCGTCACGCCCAGCGACTGCAGGTAGTCGAGATTCTGGCGGATACCCTTGAGATCGCCGCCCATGAAGTTGTCGTAGGTGGGCTTGCTGCCCCAGGGCTCGCTGCCGGGCGGATCGTTGCGCTTGTCGCCATTTGCGAAGCGCTCGGGGAAGATCTGGTAGAAGACCGCGTCCTTGGCCCACTGCGGCGGATCCACGTAGCGCGGCTTGAGGGCGCTTGCCGCCTGCGGCCCGCCCGCGTCGCCGCGCAGGCCGGGGATCGCCAGCGCCCCGCAGCCAGCCACGACGGTCACCACCGTTGCCAAGGCGACGCTCTGCCCCACGAATGACCGCATACGCACTCCCGAGATTAAGGGAATCCTAACGCTACTTTAAATCTTTATAGTCGGGAGATCCAGTAAACTTTCATGGTGAATTTCGAGGAAGTCCGGAAAGCGCTCGAAGAAGCCCTCCGCGCCGGGTATCGGGAGCAGATAGACCTGGTGGGCGCGGTCGACGCGACCTATGAGTTCCTGGAAGCCTGCGCCGAGGACCTCAGCGACGACCAGGTGCTGACGCTGCGCGTCATGCTGGCCCAGGCCGAGACGCAACTCGGCCGCTACTTCGGGATGTGACCGTCAGAAGCTCTTGAGGAGCAGATCCACGGGCGGGCGGTCGCTCGCGTCCTTGCCGATGTACGCGAAGCGGATCTTGCCGACCTTGTCGACGATGAAGGCCGCCGGCTTGGAGTACGTGTTGTTCTTCTCGCGGCCTCCGTACCGATCGATCGCCTTGTACTGCGGATCGGCCAGCAACGGGAACGGGAGGTGCAATTCGTCCTTGAAGCGCTTCTGGGTGATGGCGTCCTCGTAGCTGATGGCCACGGTCTCGCCGCGGGCCTGGATCTTCGGGTGGGCATCACGCAACTGCGTGAGATGATGCTGGCAATGCCCTCAGGTGTGGGTACGGAAGAAGACCAGCATGACCTCGCGGCCCCGGTGATCCGCGAGCCGGAAGGGCGCCCCGTCGGAGCTCTCCAGGGTGAAGTCCGGGGCGACGTCGCCCACCTGGGGCGGCCCCGTCCGGACGGGCGTGCTGGGTGAAGCGATCAACCATGTGATGCCGGCACCCACCAGGGCCACCAATCCGATCGCTACGGGCATGACTGGCGAGCGGCGCGGCTTGTCGGCTGGCGCCACGGAAGGGTCATTGGACATGCGGCCATTTTAGGTCGCGCCGCGCGCATCCGCCATGGCCACCTGTCACCGGATCGGCTGCGATGACCTACCCACCGCGAAGCGCGAAGCGCCGAACCTCGCGAGATCGCGGCCCGTGCCGCCCGCTTCCGCGAGTTCGACCAGCAACTTGCCCACCAGGATGCTGAACTTGAAGCCGTGGCCGGAGCAGGCCGAGGCGAACCAGGCGCCGGCCAGGTGCGGCACGCGGTCGATCACGAAGTCATGGTCGGGCGTCATGGTATACAGGCAGGTGCTCCGCGCGACGATCTGCCCGGCGCCCAGGTCCGGCAGGCGATGCCGCAGGTAGCCCGTGAGCGCCGCCACGTGCTCGGCCTCCCCGGCCCCACTCGCTGCATCGGTGGCGCAGGCCTCCGTGCCTGCGTCCTGGAGGCGCCAGGC
Proteins encoded in this region:
- a CDS encoding IS630 family transposase, producing the protein MLRDEFAAWVEGADPDKLVFLDEAGSNISMTRDYARSESGERAHDKVPRNRGTVTSMLGALSLQGLTAMMTVAGGTSAEVFQVFAEQVLIPALPPGAIVVMDNAGAHKAAPVLDTFAAANVEVRFLPPYSPDLNPIELAWAKLKRLLKEAKARTRDALDAAIGVILDAITPFDAGGWFRHCGYRS
- a CDS encoding glycoside hydrolase family 13 protein → MRSFVGQSVALATVVTVVAGCGALAIPGLRGDAGGPQAASALKPRYVDPPQWAKDAVFYQIFPERFANGDKRNDPPGSEPWGSKPTYDNFMGGDLKGIRQNLDYLQSLGVTALYLNPIFAANSNHKYDTRDYMQIDPGFGTMQDFRDLVADLKKRKMRLLLDGVFNHTGDAHHWFQDASASGKVSPYWHHYNIYGYPVVYKPKPNYDSWWGFGSLPKLNFNNPAVPNYVLDKVVDFWGRQGIDGWRLDVPNEVNLPGFWERFRARVRAINPEAYIVGEIWDDPSPWIQGDKFDATMNYPFRKDILTYVGERRISVDQLDTYLAGQRGNQGTATNGMFNILGSHDVERLRTLVGSGANQRVAALIQMTYPGAPVVYYGDEVGMEGGKDPDDRRCFDWSGSSWDRPMLAWYQKLINIRKAHPALRDGWFHTVMRHNDKRLWAYYRERDGGDRVLVVMNAGSGAQDVAVPLKETKFADGTRLVDLLSGKTYQASGGQVVLGGVAPGGAILVADPAKGGRR
- a CDS encoding redoxin domain-containing protein — its product is MRDAHPKIQARGETVAISYEDAITQKRFKDELHLPFPLLADPQYKAIDRYGGREKNNTYSKPAAFIVDKVGKIRFAYIGKDASDRPPVDLLLKSF
- a CDS encoding redoxin domain-containing protein; the protein is MSNDPSVAPADKPRRSPVMPVAIGLVALVGAGITWLIASPSTPVRTGPPQVGDVAPDFTLESSDGAPFRLADHRGREVMLVFFRTHT